The Sulfolobus sp. A20 genomic interval GGTGGACAATATAATCTTTTTATAGCCTACTTTATTGACTAGAGATCCGAAGAAAGGTCCAGCGATGAGTAATATTAACGCGATAGGAGACATTGTCAATCCCGCTTCAAAAATAGTCATATTATATCCAACTGGTTTCGGTAGTTCTAGCATAAACACTAAGGACTGAAATGTTAGAAACAAGCCAAAACCAGTGACAAATGAAGAGAGAAGAGGAACAGCTATGTTAGGATTTTTAAAGTCTGACACATTTATTAAGGGATTTTCTGCTCTTGAAATATGCCTTAAAAAGAAGTAAAAGAGAATTAAACCTAATGAAAGTAAAGAGAGAAATTGAAACGATAACCAGCCTAGTGTTGGAGCTTCAGTCAAGGATATCCCTATTGTTAAGAAGGACGAGGATAGTAATAAGATACCCAAACTGTCTATTTTCTGCTCTTCTCTCATAACTGATTGAGGCAATGAATACCTTGTTACGAATATTATGACGATAAGTAAGGGTAATGCTGTCTCGTAAGCCAACTGCCATGAATAATATTGAGCTATATAACTTCCGATAGGTATTGCTACAGCTGCGCCTACTGCAAAAGTCGACGCTATTATACCTTGTGCTATGGGAAGCTCTCTATTATTTAACCTTTCTCTCAAGATTGTATAAGCTAACGGATTTATACTTAAACCTATACCTTGAATTGACCTTGAAATTATCAAAACACCAAAATTTGGCGATATAGAGGTTAAAAATACGCTCACAGTATAAAAGATAAGGATATATAAGAGCACTTTCTTTCTACCATACGTGTCAGCTAGCTTTCCTATGACTGGAGATAAGGTCATCCCTACTAGAGTTTCTGATGATAAGATCCATGAGCCATCAGATTCACTAACGTTGAACTGCTTTTCAATAGTTGGTAATGAAGGGAGGACAACCATTTCAATATACATTGTAAGAATAGATATTGACGCTAGGACAATTAAGTATTTAAAGAATTCTTTTCTCATAACCTAAATAGATATATCTTTTCAATTTAAGTTTTACTAGATAGCCACTTAATCATAATTTTTAAACCCTTACTGCTTGTCCTATTTTTCTTATACTAAAATTTTCCTTATCTTATGTTTATTTTCTTAATAGGTCATTTTGGAATGAGAAAACTGGGTTTTTCCTTATAATTGACGAGGCTTCCTTTTCTAGCTATAAAGACTACTTTGCTGGCTTCCAACTTACAAAGTACATTCCTAAGGGAGGTGAATAGAGATATAATCTTATTTGGTTAGTTTCTACTATTAAATCTCCGACCTCCTTTGGGATTTTCACAGGGTCTTGAGGACCCTCATAGAGCACTATATCATATTTCTCAGCCTTAACTCCTTCAAACTCGTAACATTTAGGAAAAGTGATTTCAAGTTTAGCAGATATTGTGGGTGTAGAAATTTGTAAGCCATCCATCATTTCCTCATCTCTATACACCTTTAACGTCTCTTCCTTAGTAAATGTAAAGTAATTCTTTTGAATTACTTTGAAGCCATAACGAATACTCTCTCCTACTTGTAAGGGGGGATTAAGAATCCATTTAAGATAGGCTTTTTGTTGACTGACCTGTTTCTCATAGAGTTTCACTTCACCTTTTTCCCTCTTAGCGACATAGACCTTAACTTCTGTTCTATACTTATAATCAGCTGTCCAATAACTAGAAACCTCTATTTTATCCATCTCTTTCAACGCTATTGCGTTATATTTGAAACTTTTTATCTTAGTTCTATCCCCTCTGAAAATTACTTTAACATCATGAGACAAGTTAAGGAAATCGTATTTTCTCTTTAGAACTATTCTTGCCCTATTTGACTTAATATCCCCTTCAATCTCAATTACGTCCAATTTTTTCAACAATAATAGAGCCTTATATAATTTTCCTAAAGGGGTCTTCTTACTCAACGGTATGTCCTTGATAAGTACAGATCCATCACTATTAGCAATAGTCTTTAAAATTGTCGTTAGCAATTTTGGCTTTTTCACACTATATATACGGAACTTAAACTTATTATTTTTACTAGGATTAATGAGTAATGATATATTAATATATGAATATAACTATCAAAACATCTTTTGATTGTGAATTTAAAAATCAACTAACGATACAAAAGAAAAAGAAAGCCTCGCCCTTTAGGTGAGGATGAAAAGTATATAAACCCCTTTCCTTTACCCCTTTATTATGAGTAGAGGGACTAAAAAGATTGGGTTAGAAATCAGAGCTACAGTTTGAAGATTTCCCCCTACCTCCCCTCTGCTCAGCCTTGTCTCTAATTATGAAAAAGGCCTACGTTATGTCCTTAATTGGTAAGAGAGAACAAGCCAAAGAGGTTATTAAAAGACACTCATAAGGGTACTTACAAAACACTAAGGCAAAAGTTTAATCTACCGTCAAAGGTTGCCGTAGACTGTAACAGAAACGCTATAGCAATATACAAGTCGTGGTTGAAGAACTCCAAGCGTGGTAAGTATCCAGTAGTAAATGAGGGTATCTGTCTGGTTAACACCAGAACAATCATATTCCATTGATTTCGATAAAATGAGTGTAAGGAAAATAGGAGTTGGTGAAATACCAATACTAGGCTATCCAAGGAGCTTGTCAGAATACAAGGACTGAGAAATGAGAGAGGCTAGGCTATTGCTAAAGGAAGGCAAAGCGTACTTAACGGTCACTCTTCTAAAGGAATGGAAGGAACCAGAGGCTAAAGACGGTGTCGCAATTGATATTAACATGGCTGAGGTAGTTGTTGGTAAAGACGATGAACAGTACGTTAGGATACCCACAAGATTAGAGGATGCTCATCATTACAAATCATTAGCTGAGGGCTTACAGAAGAAGTATGAGAAGAGGTGGAAGGAGAATAGAAGGATCCTTAACAGAATTAGGTCATACCATAAGAAGGCTAAAAACATCTTAGAGGACTCTGCAAAAAAGGTGGGTAAATGGGTTATTGATACAGCTAAGTCGTTTAATATTTCTGCTATATTCCTCGAAGACCTCAATAACCTAATTAAAAATGTGAAGAAATTGCCCTCTGAGTTTAGAAATAAAAACTCTATCTCATGCAGTACCGTAGGATTCAATACTGGATTGAGTGGCAGGCTAAGAAGCATGGGCTAAAGGTTGTTTATGTTGACCCTCATTATTCCTCTACCCATTGCCCAAAGTGCGGAAAAGAAATGGAAGAAGTAGCTTATAGGTATTTTCATTGTATAAAGTGTGGTTATGAGAATGATCGTGATGTTATTGCAGTCATGAACCTCTATGGTTCTCTGAGCCTCTCGACATATGAGAGATGTAAGCACGAATCGATGAAGGAAAAGGGGAGGAAGTCAGATTTAGCTAACGGATTAATTAACAAAGGAAAAGCAAGCTTAGTCCTTTAAGGAGTTGGGTAAAAGTTTTTTAGTGTAGAAGTGGTATTTAGCTGACTTTTCCTCTCCACCCTAAAAGGCGAGGCTTTCCTCAACTTTATAAGCTCAAAAAAGCGTTAGCTGAGCCTAGAACCTTTTTGTACTTTTCATAATACTTGTCCCAAGTGTCCTTAAGATCCACTCCCTTATGTTGGAAGAACTGCTGTCTTCTCTCGTAATTGATTTCGTTTCACAGTTTTGCTGATGCGTTTACCAGCTTTATTTTCTTCTGTTGGTAACCATTAGGGAATAGTCTAACAAGGATTGTACGGACACTCCCTTCTGATATTGCGGGAGAGAGTTCCCGCTCCTCATCTTCTTGAAGTTGACCAGAAGGGAGTGCCATAGGAAAAGTTAGAAAAGATTAAAAGCTTATACCCTCAAAAAGTGAGGTTTGCCGTTCTTTCTATCAGACATCATGAGACTGAAGCCATTCTTATAGTCAGCGTGATAGTCGTGTACTGACCTTCCACATGCTTGAAAAAATCAAGCTAACCTATGCTTTTAAACTCTGCGCTTTACTATTAACAATGAAAAGAAAAATTGTCCTAGGTATAGTAGCAATAGCATTAGTAGTGACATTGGTAGTGACCTTAATCCAAGAACTAGGTCGTACCCAGACGACCTCCAGTATCTCGACGTCTACCCAAAGCTCCTTTGAGGAGAGCTCAACTTCCTGCTCTACACAAAACTCAGGGAAGTTACTCCTTTTCAATGAGCTTGGCACCTTCACTGTCCTAGGCAAGTACCAGAGCGATAGTGCATACGCGATGGCAGAGGTCTACACTCCTAACGCTTCTCTCTTCGTCTCTCCATTCCTGTGGAACATGAAGAGCGCCAACGGTGAGGCTAACTTGACCTACATAGGGCACGTCCTCCACGTTTACATCAACTTCACTCACTTTAAGAAAGTCAACCCATCAATATCCGTGGACGGCTACCCAGGAATTATGTATGGACAAGAGGACTGGTTCCCCTTCACCGGCTCCACTCAAGTCTCTCCTCTGTTACCCCTTCCTCTGATGGTAACCAAGTTACCGCAGTTCACCTCTACCCTTTCCTACTCCCTCTTTTTAAAGAAGGGTGTAATAGACGACTTCTCTTACGATATATGGCTCACGCAGAACCCCAACACTACCTACTTGGAGTTCCCTGACGTAGAGGTGATGATCTGGCTGTACCACAACGAGACCCTCTCCAATTACTTCATATACGAGGGACAAGTGCAGGCCACCTTGGTAGTCAATGGGACTCCCCTTGAGGATAACTTCTCCGTTTACGTGATCCCACACACTGGGTCTGCCAACGGTTGGATAGGGGTCTACTTCCTTAGCGAGATTCAGCTGGAGGGAAACGTGACAGTACCGCTCTCGGAGCTGATCGAGGGGAGCTTCTCTTTCATTCAGAAGGTGTTTCCTAACATCACACCGGAAGGATACTACTTGGACGCCATACAAGTGGGCATGGAGTTCAACGACGTTAACGGTTCAGTATTAGCTGGATACACACTCTATAACTGGGTTATAAAGTGAAAATAAAAGATAGCCTTTCAAAGCTGAGTTTTTATTCTGGACTGCTCCTCGTAGCCCATTGTATTTCATGAAGATAAGGGACTTTAACAGATTTCTCCAGTAATACTAAAATGTCAGAACAGTAGTAAGACTATTCCAAAAGCTATAGAGGAAACTAGCGATATTAGCTGACATAACTGCGCATGTAGAAATCAATTTCGTTCACTCAATAAAATTTTATTCTGACTTATGGATTGAGTAAATTGTACTATGGATATTTTCAACATCTTACCTTATTTCTTGTTGAATGCTAAGTGCAGTTCACGTGCGTGTTTTAGGCTTCTAATAGTTTAACTAGTCGAATGTTTCAATTTTGTGTTTAAACTAAGAGAAATTCTTGTAGATTGCTGCTCAGTTACGCATAAATACAATTTTCTATTTGATTTTATAAACCTATATTCCGTAAATATAGAACTCACTTCTAAGATATTGAGAAGATCTAGATTCTTACCTTAATGCTTTTTATTAACACTGAATTGCTAGTCAAAGACTAAATTCTGACCTCCTCCCCGCTCTAAAGGTTCCCTTAGAGCGGTTCACAAGTTTACCGCCTTTACCACTTCATAGCTAGTGGGCTTTAGAGCCCGCTCCACTCGTCCAGCGATAGCTAGGTCTTCAGCCATTTTACCACTATCTCTTGGGTAGAGGAGCCCCCACTCCACCCTCCTCGAGACTTGGGGATATGTACTGAGGAGAAGGGACACGTTCTCATTACTTTTTCCTTCCCTCCTCCCCAATGATCTTCCTTCACTTAAAAACTTTACCCCGCCCTAAAGGGCGAGGCTTGTCCTTCCTTTGTCAGTTAGTTTAAAGGATATATTTAAGGTTTATATGTTTTGCAAAAGTTTTAAAATTGGAGATCTTAATAATGAATAATGACAGAAAATATTGAAATACGCTCTCCTTCAAATTTGAAAGTTATCGGAACAGTTAAGAGGATGAGTAAAGATGAGGTTAGGGGAGAGATAGAAGAAGCTTATAAGGGGTTTGAAGAGATCTCAAAGATGCCGTTATACAAGAGGACAAATATCTTAAGAAAAGTTTCGGAGATCATAGAAAGGGAACAAGAGAGGTTAGCTAGGCTGTTGGCGACAGAAGCTGGAAAGCCTATAAAAGATTCTAGAGTAGAAGTTTTAAGGGCATCCAGATTATTTAGGCAAGCTGCGGAAGAGGCATCGATAGTTTTAGAGGGCAAGAATTATAGGGTAGATGCTTATGAGTATCCTCCTGGTAACGAGAACAGGATAGTTATAAGTACTAGAGAACCAATAGGTGTAGTTACTGCTATATTACCTTTTAACTTTCCGATAAACTCCTTTGCTCATAAGGTAGCTCCTGCGATAGCTGTGGGCAATTCAGTAGTTGTAAAACCTAGCATAAACACGCCACTATCAGCAATTGAAATGAAAAAAATTTTAGTTGAAGCTGGACTTCCAGACAGTGCTGTAAGAATAGTCACGGGATATAGCAATGAGATTGGAGACGAGATAATAACGCATCCCTTAGTTGGATTAATTACGCTTACCGGATCTACGCAAACTGGGCTAAGTATAGCTTCCAAGGCTGTAGCATTAGGGAAAAGGATCATTATGGAATTAGGGGGATCAGATCCAATAATAGTTTTGGAAGATGCCAACATAGATAGGGCTTCTTCAATAGCGGTAAGAGCGAGATTTGAATACGCAGGACAAAACTGTAATGCTGGAAAAAGAATAATAGTAAGGCAGGAGATCGCGGATAAATTCGCTAAAGCATTCTACGAGAAAGTAAAAAGCCTAAGAGTAGGAGATCCATTAGACGAAACTACTGACGTAGGTCCAGTTATTAATAGGGAGAGTGTAGAGAAGCTAAATAGTGTATTGGAGGACGCAAAGATTAAAGGAGGTAAGGTAGAAATATTAAACAAGGGTTCAGATTCTGGATATTTCTTCCCGCTATCAGTCATAACCAACGCAAACTTAGATATGTTAGCGCTAAAAACTGAAGTTTTTGGACCAATTGCACCAATTGTGAGTGTTAAGAATGATGAGGAAGCAATTAGCATCGCCAATTCAACAGAATATGGTTTGCAATCAGCGATATTTTCCAATGACTTAAATAGGGCTTTAAAGATAAGCAGACAGTTGAAATTCGGAGCAGTTATAATAAATGATAGTACAAGGTTAAGGTGGGACTCATTACCGTTCGGCGGATTTAAGAAGACTGGAATAGGAAGAGAGGGAGTTAGAGAAACCATGATTGAAATGACTGAGAACAAACTAATAGCTATAACACTATTCTGACCCTAAAGGGCGAGGGTTTTCTTTTTCATCTATAATGACTTATAGAAAGCTACGATCTTTTCAGCATTATGTTCTAATTCTTTTTCATTTCTCTTCACATCATCTACAATGCTAGCATCTCCTCCATAATTCTTAACCCATTCCCTTATCATTTCTGAATTCACTTCCAGATGAAATTGTAAACCTAAGATCCTTTTAACTTTAAAAGCCTGGAAATAGTTCCTGTTGTATGCCAAAAGGACAGCATCTATAGGCAAAGAAAAAGTATCTCCGTGCCACTGAAAGACTAATAACTCATCAGTCTTTAAGAAATTCGATAGCTCTCCAATTATCTTGACTTTCTGAACTCCTAACTCAACACCATAGGGGCCTTTAATTACCTTCCCCCCTAAAGCTTCTGAAATTAATTGAGACCCTAAACAAACTCCTAAAACCCTCTTATTCTGATAATAAGCCTTTCTGATCAATTGCATCTCAGTTTCTAAAAATCCATATTTATCTCTATCATAAACTCCCATAGGTCCTCCCATAATTACTAGTTCCTCAAAATCCTCATTACCCTTCAGTTCTTCTGCATAAATTTCTTTAACATTATAGAAATATTTTTTAAAAGTTCCTAAAGTCTCAATAGGGTGATTATATATTGCTAAAGTTACCATATGTGATATTTACTTAACAAAGTTATTAAATCTTTATAACGTCATCATCCTTTCCCTAATATATACTTCGTCTACAACTTGACCTCCTCCCCTTAGAGGGTTCCCTTAGAGCAGTTCACAAGTTTACCGCCTTCATCACTTCATTGTAGTTGGCTTTAAAGCCCAACTCCATTTGTCTAGCGGTAGACCAATGTCCGGGTCTTCAGTCAAATTACCACTATCCCTTGAGCGACACTCCACTCTCCTCGGGACTTGGGGATATATATTGAGGAGGAGGGACACGTTTTCACTACGCTTTATGGCTTCCCTCCTCCCCAATAATATTCCTTCACTAAAAATATTACCCCGCCTTAAAAGGCGAGGCTTTCCTCACTTTGTAAACATTAGCGCTCAGAGACGAATTGAAAAGAGTCTCACGCATACTTATTGTCTAGGCTTTCAAAGAATTTAAGACTTCTCCCAAAGTTCAATTATTTCCTTATTGCTTAACACCAGCATCAGCCTTTGCATATTTGCTAATGACCTCTCATGGGCTTGTTTATCAGCTGATGAGACTGCCTCTTTAGCTATAACTGGAATGAATCCTAAGGCTTGTGCGTGTCTAGCTGAAGTTTCAACACCTATATCAGTTGCTATCCCGGTGAAAACTATGGACGTTATTCCAGCATTTCTTAGCATAAGCTCAAAATTTGTACCCACAAATATACTTGGAGTGTTTTTCCTTAATATTACATCACCTTCCTTAGGATAGACTTCTTTATATATATCGCCAGGGTTAAATGAACGTCTAATTATTGGTTGGAATCTCTCCGGAAACGGCGTAATCATAGTGTACACTATCGGAACGTTATTCTTCCTTGCTGCATCGATTAACTCCTTAAGCTTGTTTATGAATTCGTCCTTATTGAATATTGAATTTACTAAAGCGTCTTGAACGTCCCACACTACTAATACTGAGTTGTTCTTTTTAACCAGCTTTTTTATTTCATCTAAATTAAAGAAAGACATATGATTATTCACTCATAATGTAATAAAAAGTTATCTAACAAAAAGTTAAATCGTTTATTTTTTAGTTAGAAATGCTCTACAGCCTTTATTAGATTTTCAGCATTATATTTTAGAATTCTATCCTTAACGTCTTGACTAATATTTACTTCAGAAAATTCCTTAACCCATCTTTCTGGTTTTATCAAGGGAAAGTCTGAGCCAAACAGTAATTTTTCATTAAGCCTTTTAGCGTACTTCCATATTACATCTGGTATATACTTAGGAGCCCAACCAGAGAGATCTAAGTAAACGTTAGGTTTGTGTAGAGAAATAGCTATTGCTTCTTCAGTCCATGGCCATCCGAAATGTGCCAAGACGATTTTCGTGTCTTGAAACCTAACTGCTATTTCGTCAAAATATATGGGTCTTCCATAATCTAACCTTATCTGGGATTTAACACCAGCCCCTATTCCAGAAGTTCCAGTGTGAAAAACTGTTACCAAACCGTGCTGATTAATTACATCATATACCTTTAATGCTCTCTCATCTAATGGATGAAAACCTTGTAATTGAGGGTGTAGTTTCACACCAACCGGTTCATATTCTTTTATTAATTTTCTTAACTCTTCTACGGCATTATGCTTTAGCGGATCTATTGAAATAAATTTGATTATCCTATCATCAGCTTTGATGACCTCGTTTGGAATTCTCCTACCTAGAAAGGTTGTTGAATCTATTGGTAAAACCACAAATCTCCTTATACCGAAGGATTCGTAGTAATCGAGGATTTCTTTTAATCCTTTGACCTCGACTTTAGCATTAAAGTACTTTAATGCGGATTCTTCATATTCTCCCAAAAAATCTAGAAATTCCTTTATTGGAGCATGAAAATGAAAGTCTATCATACTAGTGATTTTGTTTAGGATGTATTTAACTTTTGTAAAAGACTACAACTGTAGAAAAAAGTTAGCATATTTTTAAAAAATTAAACTAGCTCTTCTGATTTAATATTCGTTACTGGTCTCCAGCCAATACCATATGCTATTCCAGTACCTATTAATCCAATAGCCAAATTAATTAGAACTGATATTGCACCAATATACATCGGTCCTATAGGAGTTAAGAATGAAGAAGTCTTCAATGGTCCGAAGTGATTAGCTAAAAGTGTTAGATAAATCCCGCTAAACATCCCTCCTACCCATCCTCCTGTCAGCGCATAACCATTAAGCTTATGCGTATACAATCCCAAGAATACGGGGGGTAATGTTTGCAATATTATTATTCCTCCAAGTAATTGTAGTTGTATCGCATAAGTTGCTGGAGTAGTGAAGACCAATACCAAGGCTAGGAATTTAAAGGCTGTAGAAATCCATTTAGCTAATGCAGATTCAGTGTTAGAAGACATATTAGGTTTAAACTCCTTAATGATGTTTCTTGTCAGTAAATTAGCTGCTCCTATAGCCATTATAGCTGCTGGAACTAGCCCACCTATGAAAATACCTAATAAAGCGATTCCAACAAACCAATCTGGCATAGTGTATCCAATTAATGCAGGAACTGCTATTGCCCCAGATTTTACAGAACTTATGAACTTTACTACGTTAATATCGGCGTAAACTAGTATGCCGAACAAAGCTATAATAGCTAATATTAATGAATAAAATGGCTGTAGAGCTAGAGATACTTTAAGAGATTGCTTAGAATCTGCACTAACACTACCATTGACCGCATGAGGATAAAGGTATAGTGCAAAAGCGCTTCCAATTGCTAAGGATATATAGGCTGAATATGCAGAAATAGTATTAGGTAAATAATTGTAGAAAATGGGTTTATTAACGTGGTTTAAAGCTAGATTGATTTGATTGCTTAATGTGGCTGCGTTATGAAAGGCAGCTGAAAAGCCTCCAAATGCTAATGGGACGTATATTACAACTGTTATTACGCTGATAAGAATTATAGCGTCCTTATAAACTGCAGTTAAGGCAGCCCCTCTCAATCCACTGGTAAATACGAAAGCTGCGAGTATTATGAATGATACTAATAAACTTAAATCGCTTGCTAAAGTAATGTTACTAACTCCTAAACCTAATAATAAAATAAATAACGCAGCCTGCATTCCAACTATTTGTAAGGCTATATAGGGTAGTTCTGCTACAACACCAGTTATGGCAACTAAACCAGCAAGTAATTTGCTATTGAACCTCTCCTTAACGAAGTCCGCAGCTGTCACATAACCTCTATTTCTGGATATTGCCCACAATCTGGGCATAAAGAGAAGTGCAATAAATGGTGTAACTCCAGAGTAAAAGGCAGCGAAGAAACCTATAGGGCCACTTGCCAAAACGAGCGAGGGGACTGCAATAAAAGTATATGCTGTAAACAAATCAGCTGTCAATAAGAACCACATCAGATAGGGACCTAATCTTCTACCAGCTAAAGCCCATTCTGAAAGTTTTGATAGATCTCCCCTTCTCCACCTGCTTCCATAAAATCCTAAAAATACGAATATAGCGAAAAGGATTACAAATAATATAACTGAAATTATTGAGACATGTAAGCCATCCATGTTCTCAATCCTTTATCGTTAATATTACTATGAAAAATACTATAGCACCTATTGGCATTAGTATCATTTGATACCAGTAAAATAGTGGTAACCCTAAAAGAGTAGGAGAATCCTTAGAATAAATTGGCAAGAGGGAGTAGAGTATAATGAATACTAGTGCTAAAACCCCTACTGTTATATAATACTTTCTCGCCATTCTAAGTTTATCAAATGAAAATAAGTTTTTAAGCTTTTCTACCTCTTTTTAGAATTTTTCGAGTTATTTTTTGTAAATTTTATTTCGTTATTAGTTTTTAATCATTGTATCTTTAAAAAAACATTAAAAGAAAAGCTTATATTGTTCATGAATAAACACATCCTATGCCTAAAATAGCTGATGAAATTTATAAAATACTAGCCAAGTATACTGGGTCCATTTATGGCAATCCTGGAACCACTGAATTACCGTTTTTAAAATATATTCCAGAAAACATGAATTATTACTTGGCATTACACGATGGTATAGCTGTAGGGATGAGTGAAGGATATTATCTTAAAACGGGGAAATTAGGGATTTCTAACCTACATGCCGGACCAGGCTTGTCTAATTCATTTGGATACATTTATTCAGCTTATCATAATAAATCACCCTTACTAATTATAGTAGGTCAACAAGCATCTCATACCTTTGTTGATGAGCCGATGTTATATTATAATTTCCATTCATTACCGTACGTAAAGGATTACATTGTGATAAAGAACTCTAAAGAAGTTATTAAATCGTTCAATAGAGCCATAAGAACCTGCCTTTCTCCACCCTACGGTCCGGTAATAGTTTCTTTACCTTATGATATTGCGGATATTGAATCTCATGAAGAATACATAGACCAAGGGGAGATTAAATATAGTAATTTATGCGATGACACTAACGTCAAAGAGGTAGCAGAAAGGATAAATTCAAGTTACCAGGTTGCAATTATAGCAGGATATGAGATAGATGTCTATGAGGCATGGGAGGAGTTAAGGACCTTAGCAGAAAAACTGAAAACTCCAATTTATGTTGAACCATATTTATCTAGATCAGTAGGGGTAAAGATTACTGAT includes:
- a CDS encoding MFS transporter, which codes for MRKEFFKYLIVLASISILTMYIEMVVLPSLPTIEKQFNVSESDGSWILSSETLVGMTLSPVIGKLADTYGRKKVLLYILIFYTVSVFLTSISPNFGVLIISRSIQGIGLSINPLAYTILRERLNNRELPIAQGIIASTFAVGAAVAIPIGSYIAQYYSWQLAYETALPLLIVIIFVTRYSLPQSVMREEQKIDSLGILLLSSSFLTIGISLTEAPTLGWLSFQFLSLLSLGLILFYFFLRHISRAENPLINVSDFKNPNIAVPLLSSFVTGFGLFLTFQSLVFMLELPKPVGYNMTIFEAGLTMSPIALILLIAGPFFGSLVNKVGYKKIILSTSSFSVIAILTLSYLIGLKVSLIELMLLLVLVLFFISGMNITRITLLLASTSKRRMATITGTNTSMRLMGNTLGPIIAGSIESTFRQPLLLTIYNGIPLFTFIPSILAFQYSFLISGIIIVGVIMLATKIREERVSV
- a CDS encoding transposase, coding for MALPSGQLQEDEERELSPAISEGSVRTILVRLFPNGYQQKKIKLVNASAKL
- a CDS encoding GH12 family glycosyl hydrolase domain-containing protein encodes the protein MAEVYTPNASLFVSPFLWNMKSANGEANLTYIGHVLHVYINFTHFKKVNPSISVDGYPGIMYGQEDWFPFTGSTQVSPLLPLPLMVTKLPQFTSTLSYSLFLKKGVIDDFSYDIWLTQNPNTTYLEFPDVEVMIWLYHNETLSNYFIYEGQVQATLVVNGTPLEDNFSVYVIPHTGSANGWIGVYFLSEIQLEGNVTVPLSELIEGSFSFIQKVFPNITPEGYYLDAIQVGMEFNDVNGSVLAGYTLYNWVIK
- a CDS encoding aldehyde dehydrogenase family protein; translated protein: MMTENIEIRSPSNLKVIGTVKRMSKDEVRGEIEEAYKGFEEISKMPLYKRTNILRKVSEIIEREQERLARLLATEAGKPIKDSRVEVLRASRLFRQAAEEASIVLEGKNYRVDAYEYPPGNENRIVISTREPIGVVTAILPFNFPINSFAHKVAPAIAVGNSVVVKPSINTPLSAIEMKKILVEAGLPDSAVRIVTGYSNEIGDEIITHPLVGLITLTGSTQTGLSIASKAVALGKRIIMELGGSDPIIVLEDANIDRASSIAVRARFEYAGQNCNAGKRIIVRQEIADKFAKAFYEKVKSLRVGDPLDETTDVGPVINRESVEKLNSVLEDAKIKGGKVEILNKGSDSGYFFPLSVITNANLDMLALKTEVFGPIAPIVSVKNDEEAISIANSTEYGLQSAIFSNDLNRALKISRQLKFGAVIINDSTRLRWDSLPFGGFKKTGIGREGVRETMIEMTENKLIAITLF
- a CDS encoding type 1 glutamine amidotransferase encodes the protein MVTLAIYNHPIETLGTFKKYFYNVKEIYAEELKGNEDFEELVIMGGPMGVYDRDKYGFLETEMQLIRKAYYQNKRVLGVCLGSQLISEALGGKVIKGPYGVELGVQKVKIIGELSNFLKTDELLVFQWHGDTFSLPIDAVLLAYNRNYFQAFKVKRILGLQFHLEVNSEMIREWVKNYGGDASIVDDVKRNEKELEHNAEKIVAFYKSL
- a CDS encoding isochorismatase family cysteine hydrolase; this translates as MSFFNLDEIKKLVKKNNSVLVVWDVQDALVNSIFNKDEFINKLKELIDAARKNNVPIVYTMITPFPERFQPIIRRSFNPGDIYKEVYPKEGDVILRKNTPSIFVGTNFELMLRNAGITSIVFTGIATDIGVETSARHAQALGFIPVIAKEAVSSADKQAHERSLANMQRLMLVLSNKEIIELWEKS
- a CDS encoding amidohydrolase family protein, with amino-acid sequence MIDFHFHAPIKEFLDFLGEYEESALKYFNAKVEVKGLKEILDYYESFGIRRFVVLPIDSTTFLGRRIPNEVIKADDRIIKFISIDPLKHNAVEELRKLIKEYEPVGVKLHPQLQGFHPLDERALKVYDVINQHGLVTVFHTGTSGIGAGVKSQIRLDYGRPIYFDEIAVRFQDTKIVLAHFGWPWTEEAIAISLHKPNVYLDLSGWAPKYIPDVIWKYAKRLNEKLLFGSDFPLIKPERWVKEFSEVNISQDVKDRILKYNAENLIKAVEHF
- a CDS encoding sodium:solute symporter; amino-acid sequence: MDGLHVSIISVILFVILFAIFVFLGFYGSRWRRGDLSKLSEWALAGRRLGPYLMWFLLTADLFTAYTFIAVPSLVLASGPIGFFAAFYSGVTPFIALLFMPRLWAISRNRGYVTAADFVKERFNSKLLAGLVAITGVVAELPYIALQIVGMQAALFILLLGLGVSNITLASDLSLLVSFIILAAFVFTSGLRGAALTAVYKDAIILISVITVVIYVPLAFGGFSAAFHNAATLSNQINLALNHVNKPIFYNYLPNTISAYSAYISLAIGSAFALYLYPHAVNGSVSADSKQSLKVSLALQPFYSLILAIIALFGILVYADINVVKFISSVKSGAIAVPALIGYTMPDWFVGIALLGIFIGGLVPAAIMAIGAANLLTRNIIKEFKPNMSSNTESALAKWISTAFKFLALVLVFTTPATYAIQLQLLGGIIILQTLPPVFLGLYTHKLNGYALTGGWVGGMFSGIYLTLLANHFGPLKTSSFLTPIGPMYIGAISVLINLAIGLIGTGIAYGIGWRPVTNIKSEELV
- a CDS encoding DUF3311 domain-containing protein — translated: MARKYYITVGVLALVFIILYSLLPIYSKDSPTLLGLPLFYWYQMILMPIGAIVFFIVILTIKD